A part of Candidatus Zixiibacteriota bacterium genomic DNA contains:
- a CDS encoding cob(I)yrinic acid a,c-diamide adenosyltransferase gives MTDKGSWKRGYIQVYTGNGKGKTTAALGLALRAAGAGLKVFIGQFVKGMKYSEIDALSKFSDLITVRQYGRRCFIRQEPEEEDIRLARSGLEEVGKIIASGEYKLVILDEANIAVYFRLFPVDDLLKLIDSKPPDIELVITGRYADPRLIERADLVTEMLEIKHYYTGGVEARKGIES, from the coding sequence ATGACCGATAAGGGTTCCTGGAAACGCGGTTATATACAGGTTTATACCGGGAACGGCAAGGGAAAAACAACTGCGGCCCTCGGTCTGGCTCTTAGAGCCGCCGGTGCCGGTTTGAAAGTCTTTATCGGTCAATTCGTTAAAGGGATGAAATACAGCGAAATCGATGCCCTTTCGAAATTCTCCGATTTGATCACGGTCAGGCAATACGGACGGCGATGTTTTATCCGGCAGGAACCTGAAGAGGAGGATATCCGGCTGGCGCGCTCCGGTCTCGAGGAAGTCGGCAAAATCATCGCCTCCGGGGAATATAAGCTGGTTATCCTCGATGAAGCCAATATCGCAGTCTATTTCAGGTTATTCCCGGTCGATGATTTATTAAAACTAATCGACTCCAAACCGCCCGACATCGAGCTGGTCATAACCGGGCGTTATGCTGATCCGCGGCTTATCGAGCGGGCCGATCTGGTTACCGAAATGCTGGAAATCAAACACTATTACACTGGCGGAGTCGAGGCGCGCAAGGGTATTGAAAGCTGA
- a CDS encoding RNA polymerase sigma factor: MGKLEDLFWRLVEKEHVEARAYCFRLTGNIDDGDDLYQESIVRAYGGFAGLKKTESFRPWLFRIIGNNFKSRFRKPWWKRVIAMSVNIDDCDWSENPSGQYDARRRLEFALEVLSAEDRMIVVLADLEGWKISELAAMMKKNEGMIKMRLIRARAKMRRRLGSLYRKKRPVILKGSL, translated from the coding sequence ATGGGAAAACTTGAAGATCTATTCTGGCGGCTTGTGGAGAAGGAACATGTGGAGGCCAGAGCATATTGTTTTCGATTGACCGGAAATATTGATGATGGAGATGATCTTTATCAGGAATCGATAGTCAGAGCATACGGCGGGTTTGCAGGACTCAAAAAAACCGAGTCTTTCCGCCCCTGGCTTTTCCGGATAATCGGTAATAATTTCAAAAGTCGATTCCGCAAACCCTGGTGGAAAAGAGTTATCGCTATGTCGGTTAATATCGACGATTGTGATTGGTCGGAGAATCCCTCGGGGCAGTATGATGCCCGGCGAAGGCTGGAGTTTGCTCTTGAGGTTCTTTCGGCCGAGGATCGGATGATTGTCGTACTGGCTGATCTGGAGGGATGGAAAATTTCCGAACTGGCGGCGATGATGAAAAAAAACGAGGGGATGATTAAGATGCGGCTGATAAGGGCCAGGGCGAAGATGCGCCGGCGGTTGGGGAGTCTTTATCGGAAAAAGCGGCCGGTGATATTAAAAGGGAGTCTGTAA
- a CDS encoding DUF1573 domain-containing protein, which yields MIRMIGIFVTILGVVLMSGAVMAQPKLTIPENHFDFGYVPQHAAISHQYQLLSTGTDTLKILSLKPGCGCTKAPLQKSKLAPGDSTNLEVIFSTRSYSGPQKKRPSLTTNMGPDAVNVVFTAEVIINPEETTPIKIAPYKFDISQFDDKERKSLDFTITNVSDEPLEVKLVDIAPGMFKVDLPKKIGPGESKKGEIEILKAYIDQEFEKSMTIELNDRVKSRFTIPIKRSIRQLSSQTEN from the coding sequence ATGATCAGAATGATTGGAATATTTGTCACGATTTTGGGGGTAGTTTTAATGTCCGGGGCGGTCATGGCCCAGCCAAAACTCACCATACCGGAAAACCATTTCGATTTTGGCTATGTTCCCCAGCATGCCGCAATAAGCCACCAATATCAACTTCTATCGACCGGGACCGATACCCTTAAGATCCTGAGTCTCAAACCTGGGTGCGGATGCACCAAAGCCCCGCTGCAGAAAAGTAAGCTGGCTCCGGGCGACAGTACCAATCTTGAGGTTATCTTTTCGACACGAAGTTACAGTGGTCCCCAGAAAAAAAGGCCGTCATTGACCACCAATATGGGACCCGATGCTGTTAATGTCGTTTTCACCGCCGAGGTAATCATCAATCCCGAGGAAACCACCCCGATAAAAATAGCGCCATACAAGTTCGATATCTCCCAGTTCGATGACAAAGAGAGGAAGAGCCTCGATTTCACCATCACCAATGTTTCCGACGAACCCCTCGAAGTCAAGCTGGTCGATATCGCTCCGGGGATGTTCAAGGTCGATCTGCCGAAGAAAATCGGACCGGGGGAATCAAAGAAGGGTGAAATCGAGATACTCAAAGCGTACATCGATCAGGAGTTCGAGAAATCGATGACGATCGAACTGAACGATAGGGTCAAATCGAGATTCACGATTCCGATCAAGCGGTCGATCCGGCAGTTGAGTTCACAGACAGAGAATTAA
- a CDS encoding MFS transporter, with the protein MSKQDRNLGPNNKSGIRFILRALDSRNYRLYFGGQGISLIGTWVQRIAQSWLVYRLTDSVFLLGVVGFSTQIPTFLAAPFAGVIVDQRNRYHILIVTQILATIQAMILAILVLTNYVQVWHIIALGVILGLINAFDMPSRQSLLVEMIERREDLSNAIALNSTMVNGARLIGPTIAGLLIGAVGEGICFLVNAGSFFAVIMALLAMRLKTENIKIRKSNILVDFKEGFKYAFGFPPIRSILILLALVSIMGMPYTVLMPVFAKDILHGGPHTLGFLMASVGTGALIGALYLASRKTVIGLEKVITFAAGTFGIGLTLFSFSHYLWLSIGLLFFVGMGMMMQMAASNTILQTIVDDDKRGRVMSFYAMSFFGMAPLGSLLAGSLGSRIGTPVTVMIGGICCIIGALVFLYRLPALRTLVRPIYCKKGILPELATGLQAANSINERP; encoded by the coding sequence ATGAGTAAACAGGACAGAAATCTCGGTCCCAATAATAAATCGGGTATCAGGTTTATCCTTCGCGCTCTTGACTCGCGCAACTATCGTCTTTACTTCGGTGGTCAGGGGATCTCGCTGATCGGCACCTGGGTTCAGCGGATTGCCCAAAGCTGGCTGGTTTACCGTCTCACCGATTCGGTATTCCTTCTGGGTGTGGTCGGATTCAGTACCCAAATTCCGACCTTTTTGGCGGCGCCGTTTGCCGGCGTAATCGTCGATCAGAGAAATCGCTATCATATTCTAATTGTCACTCAGATTCTGGCGACCATCCAGGCTATGATACTGGCCATTCTGGTATTAACGAATTATGTTCAGGTCTGGCATATTATTGCACTGGGAGTGATTCTTGGATTAATAAACGCCTTTGATATGCCATCGAGACAATCTCTGCTGGTCGAGATGATTGAACGCCGAGAGGATTTAAGCAATGCGATTGCCCTCAACTCGACCATGGTCAATGGCGCCCGCCTGATCGGGCCAACCATAGCCGGATTGTTGATTGGAGCGGTCGGTGAGGGTATTTGCTTTTTAGTGAATGCCGGCAGTTTCTTCGCAGTGATAATGGCGCTTCTGGCCATGAGGTTAAAAACGGAAAATATAAAAATACGTAAAAGTAATATACTCGTGGATTTCAAGGAAGGTTTTAAATATGCCTTTGGCTTTCCCCCGATAAGGTCTATCCTGATATTGCTGGCATTGGTAAGTATAATGGGAATGCCTTATACTGTCCTCATGCCTGTTTTTGCCAAAGATATTCTTCATGGCGGACCACATACGCTCGGTTTCCTGATGGCTTCGGTCGGAACCGGCGCCTTGATAGGGGCATTATATCTGGCTTCGCGGAAAACCGTTATCGGTCTGGAAAAAGTCATTACCTTCGCCGCAGGGACTTTCGGGATCGGGCTGACACTTTTTTCATTTTCACATTACCTGTGGCTGTCGATTGGTCTTCTGTTTTTCGTCGGTATGGGAATGATGATGCAGATGGCCGCCAGCAATACAATTTTGCAGACTATCGTCGATGATGATAAGCGCGGCCGGGTGATGAGTTTCTATGCCATGTCATTCTTCGGTATGGCGCCCCTGGGCAGTCTCCTGGCAGGAAGTCTGGGCAGCAGGATCGGAACACCGGTCACGGTTATGATCGGTGGAATATGCTGTATTATCGGCGCCCTGGTTTTTCTGTATCGACTGCCTGCCTTAAGAACGCTGGTGCGCCCGATTTATTGTAAGAAGGGAATTCTACCCGAATTGGCAACAGGTCTTCAGGCCGCCAATTCCATAAATGAGCGGCCCTGA
- a CDS encoding class I SAM-dependent methyltransferase, giving the protein MSHDQDPFKGRAENYDAESIKCQWHGPSVIFGMMYPHVNPGESLLDLGIGTGLGARLFHKAGLKIYGLDSSDSMLVVCRKNHSSFNLMKHDLQAMPWPYDNSSFNHVISVGVIHLISDLHAVLLEISRIMKPGGFFGFDYYPYYSSNPDNFLELKKGIYEYYNAEYDHYCYRHSPDYIARLLTELRFSMITETEFLASKDQKKYFKTVISRH; this is encoded by the coding sequence ATGTCACATGATCAGGATCCATTTAAAGGCCGGGCCGAAAATTATGACGCCGAAAGTATCAAATGCCAGTGGCATGGCCCCTCGGTTATATTCGGGATGATGTATCCTCATGTTAATCCCGGCGAATCTTTGCTCGATCTCGGTATTGGTACCGGTCTGGGCGCGCGCCTGTTCCATAAGGCCGGCCTGAAAATATATGGCCTGGACAGCTCCGATTCAATGCTGGTAGTATGCCGAAAGAATCATTCGTCGTTTAATCTGATGAAGCATGATTTGCAGGCTATGCCCTGGCCATATGATAATAGCAGTTTCAATCATGTTATTTCTGTCGGGGTTATTCATTTAATTTCCGATCTTCATGCCGTTCTCCTGGAAATTAGCCGGATTATGAAACCTGGCGGTTTCTTTGGATTCGACTATTACCCCTATTATTCCTCCAATCCAGATAATTTCCTCGAATTGAAAAAAGGCATCTATGAATACTATAATGCGGAGTATGATCATTATTGCTACCGCCATTCCCCCGACTATATCGCACGTCTACTCACGGAACTCCGTTTTAGTATGATAACAGAAACGGAATTCCTGGCGTCCAAGGATCAGAAGAAATACTTCAAAACCGTAATATCCCGGCACTGA
- a CDS encoding GNAT family N-acetyltransferase, translated as MISIRELQPGDDLAEVLRLCREFFLEYENHHKEFFDTDNLCDDDISGRFLKSLESDDSATLIALDENKIIGYASLAIGNQPRFYKVKRVGHISALMVAKEYRRRGIATRILEESGSFFRRHGIKYYTFYTSVANHDAIGLYEKIGLEPLHISYLGET; from the coding sequence ATGATATCAATTCGCGAATTACAGCCCGGCGATGATCTGGCGGAAGTTCTGAGATTATGCCGGGAGTTCTTTTTGGAATATGAGAACCATCATAAGGAATTTTTCGATACCGATAATCTCTGCGATGACGATATCTCCGGGAGATTTCTGAAATCTCTGGAGTCCGATGACAGTGCCACTCTTATCGCCCTGGACGAAAATAAAATCATTGGTTATGCCTCGCTTGCCATCGGCAATCAACCCCGGTTTTACAAAGTCAAACGAGTCGGCCATATTTCGGCTCTTATGGTGGCGAAAGAATATCGGCGCCGGGGAATCGCTACCCGGATTTTGGAAGAATCCGGGAGCTTTTTCAGGCGGCACGGTATTAAATATTACACTTTTTATACATCGGTTGCCAATCATGATGCTATCGGGCTTTATGAGAAAATAGGCCTGGAACCGCTTCATATATCATACTTAGGGGAAACATAA
- a CDS encoding NAD(P)/FAD-dependent oxidoreductase, which translates to MINEHQSRRNFIKMILASAPVIAFDWSVFPLGSFASDGDPESWDVIVIGSGLGGLSAAAAFARQGFRALVLEKHTRAGGYATTFKRPGGFQFDVSLHSTSVPQKDGRRYIQGFPEITGVEFVPHPSTFRAVFPDYDITCPQCDPDGYINQLKKLFPDEAPGIDSLFETMRGINSDIGKLQSQKGEIDYGKFPFDYPCLFKAYSQPWGQIVDSYIKDIKLRGIINVQWGYYGLPPSKLSPIYYALPFMGYLENGGYYSRGGSQVISDGFVKFIEGHGGKVILNTAVDEILIKDGTAYGVRTADNKTYHARAVISNVNVPDTFKKLMTPGDNLTDYLKKISGYTVSLSSFQVWLGLKKDLVGELGLKDTEIFYMTGYDYEAAFNAMVEGRIEDEGGYGLTLYDNLYKGYSPEGKNTVNIISLMGYDYWKKYETDYFNNRKEAYKADKERIADYLIDRVEQTLMPGLREAIEVKEIGTPLTNVRYTTNYRGGIYGWDQTLNNAMPNRLPQITPIKNLYLSGAWTQPGGGYGGVIWSGLSCFGEIMKNWG; encoded by the coding sequence ATGATAAACGAACATCAGTCACGACGGAATTTTATTAAAATGATTCTCGCGAGCGCTCCGGTCATTGCTTTTGACTGGTCGGTTTTTCCGCTTGGATCATTCGCCTCGGATGGCGATCCCGAAAGTTGGGATGTAATCGTAATCGGTTCCGGACTGGGCGGATTGTCGGCGGCGGCGGCTTTCGCCCGGCAGGGATTTCGGGCCCTGGTGCTGGAAAAACATACCCGCGCCGGAGGATACGCCACCACCTTCAAACGCCCCGGCGGATTTCAGTTCGATGTATCGCTGCATTCGACGTCAGTACCGCAGAAAGACGGGCGGCGGTATATTCAGGGATTCCCTGAAATCACCGGAGTGGAATTTGTTCCTCATCCCAGCACCTTTCGCGCCGTTTTCCCCGATTATGATATCACCTGCCCTCAATGTGATCCTGACGGATATATCAATCAACTCAAGAAACTTTTTCCCGATGAAGCCCCGGGTATCGATTCGTTGTTCGAAACCATGCGGGGCATCAACAGCGATATAGGCAAACTCCAGAGTCAGAAAGGAGAGATCGACTATGGGAAATTCCCCTTCGATTATCCCTGCCTGTTCAAAGCCTACAGCCAGCCCTGGGGACAAATAGTCGATTCTTATATCAAGGATATCAAACTCCGCGGTATCATAAACGTTCAATGGGGATACTATGGTCTCCCGCCTTCGAAACTATCCCCCATTTACTATGCCCTTCCGTTTATGGGATATCTTGAAAACGGAGGCTACTATTCCAGAGGCGGCTCGCAGGTGATTTCGGACGGTTTTGTTAAATTTATCGAGGGGCATGGCGGTAAAGTGATCCTTAACACCGCCGTCGATGAAATACTTATTAAAGACGGCACCGCATATGGTGTCCGCACGGCCGACAATAAAACTTATCATGCCCGGGCCGTCATTTCCAATGTCAATGTCCCCGACACTTTCAAAAAACTCATGACACCCGGAGACAATTTGACCGATTATCTTAAAAAGATATCCGGATATACGGTATCGCTTTCATCATTTCAGGTATGGCTCGGTCTCAAAAAGGACCTGGTCGGCGAGCTGGGATTAAAAGATACCGAGATTTTTTATATGACCGGCTATGATTATGAAGCCGCATTCAACGCCATGGTCGAGGGGCGAATCGAAGATGAGGGCGGGTACGGCCTGACTCTTTACGATAACCTCTATAAGGGTTATTCGCCGGAAGGCAAGAATACCGTCAATATCATCTCCCTGATGGGGTACGATTACTGGAAAAAATACGAAACCGATTATTTCAACAATCGCAAGGAGGCCTATAAGGCCGATAAGGAACGAATTGCCGATTACCTGATCGATCGGGTTGAACAGACCCTGATGCCGGGTTTACGCGAGGCAATTGAGGTCAAGGAAATCGGAACCCCACTGACCAATGTCCGTTACACCACCAATTACCGCGGCGGGATATATGGCTGGGATCAGACTCTTAATAACGCCATGCCCAATCGTTTGCCTCAGATAACCCCGATCAAAAATTTGTACCTGTCGGGCGCCTGGACACAACCGGGAGGCGGTTATGGCGGAGTGATCTGGAGCGGCTTGAGTTGTTTCGGGGAAATCATGAAGAACTGGGGATAG
- a CDS encoding antibiotic biosynthesis monooxygenase, with protein sequence MIGRIWHGYTTPENADVYFNVLKTEVLPGIAKMKIPGYRSIQVLRRRLDNEVEFITVMWFDSLEDVKSFTGNDYEVAHVPARAREVLKRFDERSQHYELIEELHY encoded by the coding sequence ATGATCGGACGCATCTGGCATGGGTACACCACTCCTGAGAATGCCGATGTCTATTTCAATGTGTTGAAAACCGAAGTCCTCCCGGGAATTGCCAAAATGAAAATCCCGGGTTACCGGTCAATTCAGGTATTGCGGCGGCGACTGGATAATGAAGTCGAATTTATAACCGTAATGTGGTTTGACTCGCTGGAAGATGTCAAATCTTTTACCGGCAATGATTATGAAGTCGCCCATGTTCCGGCCAGAGCGCGAGAAGTGCTGAAACGCTTTGATGAGCGTTCTCAGCATTACGAATTGATCGAGGAACTTCATTATTAA